In one Thermococcus sp. 2319x1 genomic region, the following are encoded:
- a CDS encoding DUF4855 domain-containing protein, translating into MSYWKGWIDGVLNSTGGNLKGFYWSLEDVWQVSDGTVYEEDIEEISTYARNLNKKFIWIPSACTLVLEKTNIFSLSRLFDYIFVQPNYYQRGAIARGTNDYIPYTYEIFKEWLTKLENLKNENDAFNIYIEMEVDQSLLFYYINHTHLEENFRISLIEYCAPTFSPECLSQYTTEAKIIAYHYTKVQKDILGSLYPNRAYYFSIDLNVISEMEGFTRRLGDNYV; encoded by the coding sequence GTGTCCTACTGGAAAGGGTGGATTGATGGAGTTTTAAACTCGACTGGAGGAAATTTAAAGGGCTTTTACTGGAGCCTAGAGGATGTATGGCAAGTGAGCGATGGGACAGTATATGAGGAAGACATTGAAGAGATATCGACTTATGCGAGAAACTTAAACAAGAAGTTTATATGGATACCTTCCGCCTGCACATTGGTACTGGAAAAAACTAATATTTTCAGTCTGTCAAGGCTCTTTGACTACATTTTTGTACAACCAAATTACTACCAAAGAGGTGCTATTGCAAGGGGAACTAACGACTACATACCTTACACATATGAGATTTTTAAGGAGTGGCTGACAAAACTTGAAAATCTAAAGAATGAGAACGATGCGTTCAACATCTACATAGAAATGGAAGTCGATCAGAGTTTGCTCTTTTACTATATCAATCATACGCACCTAGAAGAAAACTTTAGAATATCTCTTATTGAATATTGTGCCCCAACATTTAGTCCAGAATGCTTAAGCCAGTACACAACTGAAGCTAAAATCATAGCATACCACTACACCAAAGTGCAGAAGGATATCTTGGGAAGTTTATATCCGAACAGAGCATACTATTTCAGCATTGACCTGAATGTCATTAGTGAAATGGAGGGATTTACTAGAAGATTGGGGGATAATTATGTATAA
- a CDS encoding radical SAM protein, which produces MRKDIPSLDIVEIDLTNKCNFMCRHCRANAKNKEYHELEYNLLLKTIDELIDMDVPTIVLAGGEPLLYPKIIEFVNYIVSNGSEAHVTTNGYFHSTLQALIDNVENPELLRVAVSIYGPERYHDEVL; this is translated from the coding sequence ATGCGGAAAGACATACCATCACTTGATATCGTGGAGATAGACTTAACAAATAAATGTAATTTCATGTGTCGTCATTGTCGTGCTAATGCCAAAAATAAAGAGTATCACGAATTGGAGTATAATTTGTTACTCAAAACTATTGATGAACTAATAGACATGGATGTCCCAACAATAGTCCTTGCAGGAGGAGAACCATTACTTTATCCAAAAATTATCGAATTTGTGAATTACATAGTCTCTAATGGTAGTGAAGCGCATGTAACTACCAACGGATATTTCCATAGCACTTTGCAGGCTTTAATAGACAATGTGGAAAATCCAGAGCTTCTTAGAGTTGCTGTAAGCATTTACGGTCCAGAGAGATATCATGATGAAGTTCTGTGA
- a CDS encoding radical SAM protein: protein MKFCDVQGAYNKAIKSLELCIEHGIITTVNFTITGENIRYVFDYLNMAENMKANVFKVRTPNPIGRATISKNILLSTDEWFNILSKLVNEKEKRNIEIEFADPLWGRFDKELISTLKPRYCLKV, encoded by the coding sequence ATGAAGTTCTGTGATGTGCAAGGGGCATACAATAAAGCTATTAAATCTCTTGAGCTTTGCATTGAACATGGAATAATAACGACAGTGAACTTCACAATAACTGGGGAAAACATAAGATATGTTTTTGATTACTTAAATATGGCAGAAAACATGAAGGCAAATGTATTCAAAGTTAGAACTCCAAACCCAATTGGGAGAGCAACCATAAGTAAAAACATCTTATTGAGTACAGATGAATGGTTCAATATTTTATCGAAATTAGTCAATGAAAAAGAAAAAAGAAACATTGAGATAGAATTTGCAGACCCCCTGTGGGGGAGATTTGACAAAGAACTTATCAGTACATTAAAACCAAGATACTGCCTAAAGGTATAA
- a CDS encoding PqqD family protein, whose translation MEWIYSKKPKVVEGIIAIEEEGKMKLFNPTTGKKHVLNTTGKYIFQLCDGEKTVEDIWKLVVRDFNCSNIKKVKEDVCRFLYLLAKRGYIEFKE comes from the coding sequence TTGGAGTGGATATATAGTAAAAAACCCAAAGTGGTAGAGGGAATTATAGCGATTGAGGAAGAGGGGAAAATGAAATTGTTCAACCCTACAACCGGCAAAAAGCACGTATTGAACACTACTGGAAAGTACATATTTCAATTATGTGATGGAGAGAAAACTGTGGAGGATATATGGAAACTAGTTGTACGGGACTTCAATTGTTCAAATATCAAAAAAGTGAAAGAAGATGTTTGCAGATTCTTATACTTGCTGGCGAAGAGGGGATACATTGAATTCAAAGAATAG
- a CDS encoding radical SAM/SPASM domain-containing protein: MGTYLFPEIEITTACNLQCRHCRVPITSSNFMSLSLFKKIVQNLVKMDIPYLTLSGGEPLLHPNLFQFLDICFKNDIEQVGIMTNAILLNDNILNKLEKYKWYGEVCIGTSIDGFQEVHDWYRNKRGAFNKTLESVKKLVQRDFEVGINVTIHKRNFRTIYELLELLSTLNIATIRIRPVLPVGKAENNKDILLNKDELVDVAQQLKLFIKRNKNKPAIRIVDPVLYTLVYLKGRKPPKNVLNGCSAGVFQVYIDISGNIKPCPFLNNSVGNIMVQNIEEITNKGIAKKRDRLVGKCGRCVYKYACGGCRARALIYSGNIWGSDPLCPLEI, from the coding sequence ATGGGGACATATCTCTTCCCTGAAATAGAAATAACAACGGCATGCAATCTCCAATGTAGGCATTGTAGGGTACCTATAACATCCTCCAATTTTATGAGTCTTAGTCTATTCAAAAAAATTGTCCAGAATCTTGTGAAGATGGATATTCCATATTTAACACTAAGTGGTGGCGAACCACTTTTACATCCAAATTTGTTTCAATTTTTAGATATCTGTTTTAAGAATGATATAGAGCAAGTAGGTATTATGACAAATGCTATATTACTAAATGATAATATATTAAACAAACTGGAGAAATATAAATGGTATGGGGAAGTTTGCATAGGCACCAGTATTGATGGATTTCAAGAGGTTCATGATTGGTATCGAAATAAAAGAGGAGCATTCAACAAAACACTAGAGTCCGTGAAAAAGCTTGTGCAGAGGGATTTCGAGGTTGGCATTAATGTCACCATCCATAAAAGAAATTTTCGTACCATTTATGAACTGTTAGAGTTACTTAGTACTCTAAACATAGCGACTATAAGAATACGCCCAGTTTTGCCCGTAGGAAAAGCAGAAAATAATAAGGATATCCTCCTAAACAAAGATGAGTTAGTTGATGTGGCACAGCAGTTAAAACTGTTCATAAAAAGAAACAAGAACAAGCCAGCAATAAGAATAGTTGATCCTGTTTTGTATACTTTGGTTTATCTCAAAGGGCGAAAACCTCCTAAAAACGTCCTTAATGGATGTAGCGCTGGAGTATTTCAAGTCTATATAGATATCTCTGGAAATATAAAGCCCTGTCCTTTTTTGAACAATAGCGTAGGGAATATAATGGTCCAAAATATTGAGGAAATTACAAACAAGGGTATCGCTAAGAAACGAGACCGACTAGTCGGAAAATGTGGCAGATGTGTATACAAGTACGCATGCGGGGGTTGTAGAGCAAGAGCCTTAATTTATTCAGGAAACATCTGGGGAAGTGATCCACTATGTCCATTAGAGATTTAG
- a CDS encoding MFS transporter: MSIRDLVNLSKYSKITLLLATIVSLGKSIIDPVYIAFLASRAISKEQIGLLLTIYFVCLSIFDFPTGAIADKWGRKRTYLSGVGMYGSGLVLYGTSTKFELFAISEILLALGSAFMSGSLIAWYYSSLEKHGLTEEAKSIFGLVNASRTICGVLAGLLAYPLVSFDIAYPFLIGGIIMFVATGLGLVVMEENHGNNEGNTSFYRIMKNALRISIHRKNIRYLLLGDAIFSFALIYYIYSWQLLFIDELKIPARMLGILYIIGIFGSLFGNLLSGFLLKKSNNFKVSILSQSLILASYIGFALSQSLLLAILCVFTYNVGFGTYGPAFSIWLNEIIPDDARSSVLSLNSSLASIVAAVGSSFSGFIAASYGIKLGFLILTLPLTFAIMLFYISSR; this comes from the coding sequence ATGTCCATTAGAGATTTAGTGAACCTCTCAAAATACTCCAAGATAACATTGTTGTTAGCAACAATAGTATCACTCGGTAAAAGTATAATTGATCCCGTTTATATAGCATTCTTAGCATCAAGAGCAATCTCCAAAGAGCAGATTGGATTGCTCTTGACAATTTATTTTGTTTGCCTTTCAATATTCGACTTCCCTACTGGTGCCATCGCAGATAAATGGGGAAGAAAGAGGACTTATCTCTCAGGTGTTGGAATGTATGGAAGTGGATTAGTTCTATACGGCACGTCGACAAAATTTGAATTATTTGCAATTTCCGAAATTCTGTTAGCACTGGGTTCCGCATTTATGAGTGGCTCTTTAATTGCTTGGTACTATTCCTCTCTTGAAAAACATGGATTAACAGAAGAAGCTAAAAGCATATTCGGACTGGTTAATGCAAGCAGGACTATTTGTGGAGTTCTAGCAGGATTACTTGCGTACCCACTGGTGTCATTTGATATAGCGTATCCATTCCTTATTGGTGGGATAATTATGTTTGTAGCCACTGGTTTGGGCTTAGTGGTAATGGAGGAGAATCATGGGAATAACGAGGGGAATACATCTTTTTATCGTATTATGAAAAATGCCCTCAGGATTTCAATTCATAGGAAAAACATCCGCTATTTACTCCTCGGTGATGCAATATTCTCTTTTGCACTAATCTATTATATATACTCTTGGCAATTACTTTTTATTGATGAGCTTAAGATACCTGCCAGAATGCTTGGGATTTTGTATATAATTGGGATTTTTGGATCACTCTTTGGAAATCTCCTTTCAGGATTTTTATTGAAGAAGAGCAACAACTTTAAAGTCAGTATCCTTAGCCAATCATTGATACTCGCATCGTATATTGGTTTTGCACTTTCTCAGTCACTATTGCTTGCGATTCTCTGCGTTTTCACATACAATGTTGGATTTGGTACATACGGCCCTGCATTCAGTATCTGGCTTAATGAAATTATCCCAGATGACGCCAGAAGCTCAGTGTTATCCCTAAACAGTTCATTAGCTTCAATAGTTGCAGCAGTTGGAAGTAGTTTCTCAGGATTCATAGCAGCAAGTTACGGCATTAAGTTAGGATTCCTTATTCTGACACTACCATTAACCTTTGCAATAATGTTATTTTATATTTCTAGTAGATGA